A window from Photobacterium atrarenae encodes these proteins:
- a CDS encoding helix-turn-helix domain-containing protein codes for MSNQAFNFQLSQPSGQLSAFVQGIWSASVSGLQSDPVVKPLYSDAGSGILFNLAGGVKIGHETLPEGVIMLPVKKVSENIVLSPGAKIAGIRFHPAIGYGVLGQHFDKPTRLSPAKDGQYHFYQIYAELRMQKESNGQIEALYQWADNHLSFTNMIPVSLERALKGIEIGDTPGQLNENIQLSQRQIERLFQFWLGMTPKHYQRILRVKKAINFLRRHKNANLADVAQQFGFSDQAHMTREFRVIACITPGKI; via the coding sequence TTGTCTAATCAAGCATTTAACTTTCAGCTGTCTCAACCATCGGGACAGCTGTCTGCGTTTGTGCAAGGGATCTGGTCAGCATCTGTCTCCGGTCTTCAATCCGATCCGGTCGTGAAGCCCTTATATTCTGATGCGGGGAGCGGTATTTTGTTTAACCTTGCCGGCGGTGTAAAAATTGGCCATGAAACTCTGCCTGAAGGTGTCATCATGCTTCCGGTCAAGAAGGTGTCAGAAAACATTGTTCTGTCTCCTGGGGCTAAAATCGCCGGTATTCGCTTTCATCCGGCCATTGGTTATGGCGTATTAGGGCAACATTTCGACAAACCAACACGTTTATCTCCGGCAAAAGATGGACAATATCATTTCTATCAAATCTACGCTGAACTCCGGATGCAAAAAGAAAGCAATGGTCAGATTGAAGCTTTATACCAGTGGGCAGACAATCACCTGAGTTTTACCAACATGATTCCGGTCTCTCTGGAGCGAGCGCTGAAAGGCATTGAAATAGGCGACACGCCAGGGCAACTGAATGAGAATATTCAACTCAGCCAACGGCAGATCGAGCGTCTGTTTCAATTCTGGCTGGGAATGACGCCAAAACATTATCAGCGTATTTTAAGGGTTAAAAAAGCAATCAACTTTTTACGGCGGCACAAAAACGCAAATTTGGCCGATGTTGCTCAGCAGTTTGGGTTTAGTGATCAGGCGCATATGACAAGGGAGTTCCGCGTAATTGCATGCATTACCCCTGGGAAAATATGA
- a CDS encoding carboxymuconolactone decarboxylase family protein: protein MTLRANYFGLASKAMQILMSQEGYLREQFSESEIVTIRVWELVKLRVSQINQCAFCIDMHSRDALEQGESQERLIGLSAWRDMPFYSEVEAAALDWAEHLTSGKPVEDDRYEKVVQRLGEQAIVDLTIAINAINSWNRIAKTFKPEVGSYKPQ, encoded by the coding sequence ATGACTTTACGTGCAAACTACTTCGGTCTGGCCTCCAAAGCCATGCAGATTCTGATGAGTCAGGAAGGGTACTTGCGAGAGCAATTTAGCGAATCGGAAATTGTCACTATCCGTGTCTGGGAATTAGTGAAACTGAGAGTGTCGCAAATTAATCAGTGTGCCTTTTGTATCGATATGCATAGCAGAGATGCGCTTGAACAAGGGGAGTCCCAGGAACGTCTGATTGGCTTAAGTGCATGGCGTGATATGCCTTTTTATTCAGAGGTAGAGGCTGCAGCACTGGATTGGGCGGAACACTTGACTTCAGGTAAGCCCGTAGAAGATGATCGATATGAGAAAGTCGTCCAGCGACTTGGTGAACAGGCTATTGTCGATTTGACCATTGCGATTAATGCCATCAACAGCTGGAACCGAATCGCCAAAACATTTAAGCCTGAGGTAGGCAGCTATAAGCCACAGTAA
- a CDS encoding alkaline phosphatase D family protein — protein MSAKPTRESSAQTLPLILAGPILRKCTASELTVWLATTAPLQGRFLLFHPGDEQPFYEADISNDSQIRIGRSAWIVQATFSGDFPLETPLEYQLQTQDGDLSELVPSLLYPTEQRLSLVIKSRADYVMHGSCRNPHHPSRDSLVAADEKISAQPVAERPALLMMSGDQIYADHVAGPTLDVIQQVIDLLGLPDETFPDGPVPDTAALYAHPYNFYGRDKLLPQYVDSGYGLSDDHPLMKWLPHRSRPVFSARENENHLMGLSEFFAMYLLVWSPTLWQLTNRERLQQCGFRWGGEVLADKWQQHWQEEKTHIDGFVAGLPQVRRLMAHIPTYMIFDDHDVTDDWNLTVGWEKAAYGHPLARRIIGNGLLSYWLCQGWGNDPASFDDDFMALATTFFAEPTAAHQERFIDALYRFEQWHYTIETTPKVLVLDTRTRRWRSESKMNKPSGLMDWEALTELQQSLLREPAVIIVSAAPIFGVKFIETLQRVVSWLGQPLMVDAENWMAHPGSANTLLSIFTHTQTPTNFVILSGDVHYSFAYDIKLRFRRCSPNIFQITSSGLKNEFPRALLRFCDLMDRALYSPHSPLNWLTKRKRMKIKKRDPDTPGKRRLVNHSAIGELRLDEEGKPCEIAILQSSGKRVRFPPIAES, from the coding sequence GTGTCAGCCAAGCCAACCCGTGAAAGTTCTGCTCAGACCTTGCCGCTCATTTTAGCCGGTCCGATTCTGAGAAAATGTACTGCCTCAGAGCTGACCGTCTGGCTGGCAACCACTGCGCCGCTGCAAGGGCGGTTCTTGCTGTTTCATCCCGGGGACGAGCAGCCGTTCTATGAGGCTGATATCAGCAATGATTCACAAATCCGGATTGGCCGTTCTGCCTGGATCGTTCAGGCCACTTTCAGCGGGGATTTTCCACTGGAGACGCCGCTGGAATATCAGCTGCAAACCCAGGATGGTGACTTGAGCGAGCTGGTGCCCTCTCTTTTGTACCCGACAGAGCAGCGCCTGTCCCTGGTGATTAAAAGCCGGGCAGACTACGTCATGCACGGCTCTTGCCGCAATCCCCATCACCCGAGTCGGGATAGTTTGGTGGCGGCCGATGAGAAGATCTCGGCTCAGCCGGTTGCCGAACGTCCGGCGCTGCTGATGATGAGTGGCGATCAGATCTATGCCGATCACGTTGCCGGGCCGACACTGGATGTGATTCAGCAGGTGATTGACTTGCTGGGACTACCGGATGAGACCTTCCCCGATGGACCTGTGCCCGATACCGCAGCGTTGTATGCGCATCCATATAACTTTTACGGTCGCGATAAGCTTTTGCCGCAGTATGTCGACAGCGGTTACGGGTTGTCGGATGATCACCCGTTGATGAAATGGCTGCCGCACCGAAGTCGGCCGGTGTTCAGTGCGCGGGAAAATGAAAACCACCTGATGGGACTGAGCGAATTTTTTGCGATGTACTTGCTGGTCTGGTCGCCGACCCTGTGGCAACTGACCAACCGGGAGCGATTGCAGCAATGTGGCTTTCGTTGGGGCGGCGAGGTGCTGGCCGACAAATGGCAGCAACACTGGCAGGAAGAGAAAACGCATATTGACGGCTTTGTTGCCGGTTTACCCCAGGTCCGGCGCCTGATGGCGCATATACCGACTTATATGATTTTCGATGATCATGATGTGACGGATGACTGGAACCTGACGGTCGGCTGGGAAAAAGCCGCCTACGGCCATCCGCTGGCGCGGCGGATCATCGGTAATGGTCTGCTCAGCTACTGGCTTTGTCAGGGCTGGGGCAACGATCCGGCTTCGTTTGATGATGATTTCATGGCGTTGGCGACGACCTTTTTTGCCGAGCCAACCGCGGCGCACCAGGAGCGCTTCATTGATGCGCTATACCGGTTTGAGCAATGGCATTACACTATCGAAACCACGCCGAAAGTGCTGGTGCTGGATACCCGAACCCGGCGCTGGCGCTCGGAATCCAAAATGAACAAACCGTCGGGATTGATGGACTGGGAAGCGCTGACCGAATTGCAGCAATCCCTGTTGCGCGAGCCGGCGGTCATTATCGTTTCGGCAGCTCCGATTTTCGGAGTCAAGTTTATTGAAACCCTGCAGCGGGTGGTGAGCTGGCTTGGACAGCCGTTGATGGTTGATGCGGAAAACTGGATGGCCCATCCCGGCTCGGCCAATACGCTGCTGAGTATTTTTACCCATACACAGACGCCGACTAATTTTGTGATCTTGTCCGGCGATGTGCATTACTCTTTTGCCTATGACATCAAACTTCGCTTTCGACGCTGCAGTCCGAATATTTTCCAGATCACGTCCAGTGGCCTGAAAAATGAGTTTCCCCGCGCGCTGCTGCGTTTTTGCGATCTGATGGACCGGGCGCTGTACAGCCCGCACTCACCGCTGAACTGGCTGACCAAGCGTAAGCGGATGAAAATCAAGAAACGGGATCCGGATACGCCGGGGAAGCGTCGGCTCGTCAACCACAGCGCAATCGGAGAGCTCAGGCTGGATGAAGAAGGCAAACCATGTGAGATAGCGATACTACAGTCGAGTGGCAAGCGGGTACGCTTTCCACCTATCGCAGAGAGTTGA
- a CDS encoding LysR family transcriptional regulator: MNWTFDQLEAFVSAADCGSFSAAARQMGKAQSRISTAITNLEIDLGFELFDRSARLPVLTPQGREMLIEAKAVLAQRQRMQSRAMTVTTGEEMSLTVAMDEAVPITSFENFFQRVAEQFPLLKLTIINGSQDDIARWVSDERADIGILFRLKPPPESLEFMPIGHFNQALVVAANHPLAAEPVPTLSELHAYRQLVIRDRMGETPARPISPNHWHIDSYYYITALVIRGIGWALIPEHVAREEWYADALVELSTEHIPDSVLVEMGVVKRRDKGNGTIMAWMYEELRGMFRHSVNAR, from the coding sequence ATGAACTGGACATTTGATCAACTAGAGGCCTTTGTAAGCGCTGCCGACTGCGGCTCTTTTTCTGCGGCGGCGCGGCAGATGGGGAAAGCCCAGTCACGGATCAGCACCGCGATCACCAATCTGGAAATTGACCTCGGTTTTGAGCTGTTTGATCGCAGCGCCCGACTGCCGGTGTTGACGCCACAGGGACGGGAAATGCTGATTGAAGCAAAGGCAGTGCTGGCCCAGCGTCAACGGATGCAGTCCCGAGCGATGACGGTCACAACCGGTGAGGAAATGTCACTGACGGTGGCGATGGATGAGGCAGTGCCGATCACCTCGTTTGAGAATTTCTTCCAGCGGGTGGCCGAGCAGTTCCCGCTGTTGAAACTGACCATTATCAATGGCTCGCAGGACGATATTGCCCGCTGGGTCAGCGATGAGCGGGCCGATATCGGGATCCTGTTTCGCTTAAAGCCGCCGCCGGAAAGCCTGGAGTTCATGCCGATAGGCCACTTTAACCAGGCGCTGGTGGTGGCTGCGAATCATCCGTTGGCAGCGGAGCCCGTGCCGACATTGAGTGAGCTGCACGCATATCGTCAACTGGTGATCCGGGACCGGATGGGCGAAACGCCGGCCCGGCCGATTTCGCCCAACCATTGGCATATCGACAGTTACTATTACATTACCGCCCTGGTGATCCGTGGGATCGGCTGGGCGCTGATCCCTGAGCATGTCGCCCGGGAGGAGTGGTACGCTGATGCATTGGTCGAGCTGTCGACCGAGCATATTCCCGACTCGGTGCTGGTCGAAATGGGGGTTGTCAAACGGCGGGACAAGGGAAACGGCACCATCATGGCCTGGATGTACGAGGAACTGCGAGGGATGTTCCGCCATTCAGTCAACGCCCGTTAA
- a CDS encoding MATE family efflux transporter, which yields MHEMNNSSQTVRRTFWRYTIPSVAAMLVNGLYQVVDGIFVGHYVGADGLAGINMAWPIIGILIGLGLLVGLGAGSLISIYRGEGNPQKARDTLSTGLGLIVLLGGLMMALIAAFGPAMMLAQGATGAALILGTDYIDIFVWGAVFTLAGSALPMLVRNDDSPHLSTGIMCLGAGLNILLDYLLIGVMDRGLEGAAIATVLSQSVVCFIALSYFFSSCSGLQLTWRRLIFRSALALKAIGLGASTLFMYAYFSFVVALHNRLFMEYGTATHVGAFAIIGYLMTIYYLLAEGIAGGMQPPISYYFGARQVAPLKATLMLAIKVTLLSGLGFVAAFNLFPETLLGLFIQNNPALMATAAYGMKLHLFALYLDGLIALATIYFLAVNQGGKALAISVGNMLIQLPFLYLLPQWYGIDGIWLSIPLSNIVLFAVVAPLVWLDIRQRQQQPHPATSY from the coding sequence ATGCACGAGATGAACAACAGCTCACAAACAGTCCGCCGGACGTTCTGGCGCTATACGATTCCCTCCGTTGCTGCCATGCTGGTCAATGGCCTGTATCAGGTAGTCGACGGTATTTTTGTCGGCCACTATGTCGGGGCCGACGGTCTGGCGGGGATTAACATGGCCTGGCCGATCATCGGCATCCTGATCGGCCTTGGGTTGTTGGTCGGCCTCGGGGCGGGCAGCCTGATTTCCATTTACCGCGGTGAAGGTAACCCCCAAAAGGCCCGCGATACCCTGTCGACCGGCCTGGGACTGATAGTCCTGCTCGGCGGCTTGATGATGGCACTGATCGCAGCATTCGGCCCGGCAATGATGCTTGCCCAGGGCGCAACCGGCGCCGCCCTGATCCTGGGCACCGACTATATCGACATCTTTGTCTGGGGGGCCGTGTTTACCCTGGCCGGCAGTGCCTTGCCGATGCTGGTGCGCAACGATGACAGCCCGCACCTGTCGACCGGGATCATGTGTCTCGGGGCCGGACTCAATATCCTGCTGGATTACCTGCTGATCGGCGTCATGGACCGGGGGCTGGAAGGTGCGGCGATCGCCACTGTGCTGTCGCAAAGTGTGGTCTGCTTCATTGCGCTGAGCTACTTTTTTTCATCCTGTAGCGGGTTACAGCTGACTTGGCGGCGCCTGATTTTTCGCAGCGCGCTGGCGCTAAAAGCTATTGGTTTAGGTGCCTCTACCTTGTTTATGTACGCCTACTTCAGCTTTGTGGTTGCACTGCATAACCGGCTGTTCATGGAATACGGCACCGCAACCCATGTCGGCGCGTTTGCCATCATCGGGTATCTGATGACGATCTACTATCTGCTGGCGGAAGGCATTGCCGGCGGGATGCAACCGCCAATCAGTTATTACTTCGGGGCGCGTCAGGTGGCACCGCTCAAAGCCACCCTGATGCTGGCGATCAAAGTGACGCTGCTCTCCGGCCTGGGGTTTGTCGCCGCTTTCAACCTGTTTCCGGAAACCCTCCTGGGTTTGTTTATCCAGAACAACCCGGCCCTGATGGCAACCGCAGCCTATGGCATGAAGTTACATCTATTTGCTTTGTATCTTGATGGGTTAATCGCGCTGGCCACAATTTACTTCCTGGCGGTAAACCAAGGCGGCAAAGCATTGGCGATTTCAGTCGGCAACATGCTAATTCAACTGCCTTTCCTTTATCTGCTGCCACAGTGGTATGGGATTGACGGGATCTGGCTCAGCATTCCGCTGTCCAATATCGTTCTGTTTGCCGTCGTAGCACCGTTGGTCTGGCTGGATATCAGACAAAGACAGCAACAACCCCACCCGGCAACGAGCTACTAA
- a CDS encoding VOC family protein has product MEVFGLQLNVSDIDLAASFYCNSLGFEVENKSFLPELLHIRKNSVRIILYKVSEVAPQPANDDPRFVLNMETANLQEEVERLKKLDVHFLTPDVQHCPASSYVTVLDPFDNAIDIVQLR; this is encoded by the coding sequence ATGGAAGTGTTCGGACTTCAGCTTAATGTCTCAGATATCGACCTTGCCGCCTCGTTCTACTGTAACAGCTTAGGCTTTGAGGTTGAAAACAAGTCTTTTTTGCCAGAGTTACTGCACATCAGAAAGAATAGTGTGCGAATTATTTTGTACAAAGTCTCAGAGGTTGCACCTCAGCCAGCCAACGATGACCCTCGGTTTGTCCTCAATATGGAGACGGCCAACCTCCAAGAAGAAGTCGAGCGCCTCAAAAAGCTTGACGTACACTTCCTGACCCCGGACGTTCAGCACTGCCCCGCCTCCTCTTACGTGACTGTGCTCGACCCTTTCGACAATGCAATTGATATTGTACAGCTGCGTTAG
- a CDS encoding FHA domain-containing protein, which translates to MSIYFETSPLFRPLSGRRHQPSKMYLVQSPEPGIQGGTLQSSSGKMVHLRHYHTFGRSQDCHTILSRSDISRIHAIFFWKDGQWFIQDKSTNGIWVNERKLAKDQPIAVRESDTIVFSSRAGESFTVIGDHEPCDVMLSVDSELSPIYLEKPVTVVSETVVLSFEGCGWHLVVSETGHYRQKPLKDGDHIDIDGKQYYLQTNRIEYETQKNRPVVSSVEDLTFQLTVSDDEEDIQLQITDCEQSSVVKGARLQNQLYLLLCLARKVLADNVQGYAACHCGWIELNELSEMLGIEPENTRIRLHRLRTRLRDAVSFSGIDACEILQLKDGEVRLNTKNVIVMKGGKVEGDVDSPQMVPPSLLAL; encoded by the coding sequence ATGTCTATTTACTTTGAAACTTCGCCACTGTTCCGGCCTTTATCAGGGAGGCGTCATCAGCCGTCGAAGATGTATCTGGTTCAATCTCCTGAGCCCGGTATTCAGGGCGGGACGCTCCAGTCATCGTCCGGGAAGATGGTGCATTTAAGGCATTATCACACCTTTGGCCGCTCACAGGATTGCCATACCATTTTATCCCGCAGTGATATTTCCCGTATCCATGCGATTTTTTTCTGGAAAGACGGGCAGTGGTTTATCCAGGACAAAAGTACCAATGGTATCTGGGTGAATGAACGGAAACTTGCCAAAGATCAGCCCATTGCCGTTCGCGAGTCAGATACGATAGTTTTTTCTTCAAGAGCCGGAGAGTCATTTACGGTCATCGGTGATCATGAGCCTTGTGATGTCATGCTCAGTGTGGACTCAGAATTGTCACCTATCTATTTGGAAAAGCCGGTGACGGTGGTTTCTGAGACGGTCGTGCTGTCTTTCGAAGGCTGCGGGTGGCATCTGGTGGTCTCAGAGACAGGCCATTACAGGCAGAAGCCTCTAAAGGATGGTGATCATATCGATATAGACGGCAAGCAATATTACTTGCAGACCAACCGAATCGAGTATGAAACGCAAAAGAACCGGCCGGTGGTCAGCTCGGTTGAGGATTTAACATTTCAACTGACCGTTTCAGATGATGAAGAAGATATTCAGCTTCAGATCACCGATTGTGAACAGTCCTCTGTTGTGAAAGGTGCCCGCTTACAGAATCAACTCTATTTGTTGCTTTGTCTGGCGCGCAAAGTACTTGCTGATAACGTACAGGGATATGCCGCCTGCCATTGTGGCTGGATTGAGTTGAATGAGTTGTCAGAAATGTTGGGAATTGAGCCGGAGAATACCCGAATACGTCTGCATCGACTTCGGACGCGTTTGCGTGATGCCGTCAGTTTCAGCGGAATTGATGCATGTGAGATTTTGCAGTTGAAAGATGGCGAGGTTCGGTTAAACACCAAAAATGTCATTGTGATGAAAGGGGGTAAAGTTGAAGGTGATGTTGATTCACCACAGATGGTACCCCCCTCGTTGCTTGCACTTTAG
- a CDS encoding DUF2938 domain-containing protein codes for MIDLVQWVGSSVLIGAGATLVMDGWAWLQRRLWQIPSLNYSMVGRWLGHLPKGQLVHQGIANSAPIPGETVIGWVAHYLIGMVFAAGLLMVVGQEWALSPTLLPALLTGVITVLAPYLILQPGMGAGIAASKTPNPNLMRFRSLVAHISYGVGLYIAAVMVSRMWG; via the coding sequence ATGATCGATTTAGTGCAATGGGTTGGAAGTTCGGTGTTGATTGGTGCCGGGGCGACGCTGGTGATGGATGGCTGGGCGTGGTTGCAGCGTCGCCTGTGGCAGATCCCGTCACTCAATTATTCGATGGTGGGGCGCTGGCTGGGTCATCTTCCCAAGGGACAACTGGTCCATCAGGGGATAGCCAATTCAGCGCCAATTCCCGGTGAAACGGTGATTGGCTGGGTCGCACACTACCTGATTGGGATGGTGTTTGCTGCGGGTCTGCTGATGGTGGTCGGACAGGAATGGGCGCTGAGTCCGACCTTACTGCCCGCGTTGCTGACCGGGGTGATCACGGTGCTGGCACCGTATTTGATTCTTCAGCCCGGGATGGGCGCCGGGATTGCAGCATCGAAAACGCCCAACCCGAACCTGATGCGCTTTCGCAGCCTGGTAGCACACATCTCTTACGGGGTTGGCCTGTATATTGCTGCGGTGATGGTGAGTAGGATGTGGGGCTAG
- a CDS encoding ArsR/SmtB family transcription factor yields the protein MSSLPDNPQAQIFTELAELARCLGNAHRLTLLEHIAQGERPVDRLAILSGLSVANTSQHLQHLKRAGFVTTRREGKQVYYRLGSGPIEPLLSALRQCAEHNRAEVQRLIADSYQHPDTLEAISRDELLSRMHEASVTLLDVRPQEEFALGHIPGAVNIPIAQLAARFAELPSDQTVIAYCRGPYCLLSVDAVEILSKQGRTALRLKEGYPDWKAAGLAVETLDTGATNDRAQNASSTEAK from the coding sequence ATGTCAAGTCTTCCCGACAACCCTCAAGCACAAATCTTCACGGAACTGGCCGAGCTAGCCCGCTGCCTGGGGAATGCGCATCGGCTAACGTTGCTGGAACATATTGCCCAGGGCGAACGCCCGGTCGATCGGCTGGCCATATTGAGTGGTTTATCCGTGGCCAACACTTCACAGCATTTACAACACCTGAAACGGGCCGGATTTGTTACCACCCGACGTGAAGGCAAGCAAGTTTATTACCGCCTGGGCAGCGGACCGATAGAGCCACTGCTGAGCGCGTTGCGCCAGTGCGCCGAGCACAACCGCGCCGAAGTCCAGCGGCTCATCGCCGACAGCTACCAGCACCCGGACACCCTGGAAGCCATTTCCCGCGACGAGCTGCTCAGTCGGATGCACGAAGCCAGTGTCACCCTGCTCGATGTCCGGCCGCAGGAAGAGTTCGCCCTGGGCCATATTCCGGGCGCGGTCAATATTCCCATCGCTCAACTGGCGGCACGCTTTGCAGAGCTGCCATCGGATCAAACCGTGATTGCCTACTGTCGCGGGCCATACTGCCTGTTGTCGGTCGATGCTGTTGAAATCCTGTCCAAGCAGGGCCGCACTGCGCTTCGATTAAAGGAAGGGTATCCGGACTGGAAAGCCGCCGGGCTGGCGGTTGAAACGCTGGACACCGGAGCAACGAATGACAGGGCACAAAACGCAAGCTCAACAGAGGCAAAGTAA